Proteins encoded within one genomic window of Arachis ipaensis cultivar K30076 chromosome B08, Araip1.1, whole genome shotgun sequence:
- the LOC107612702 gene encoding UPF0678 fatty acid-binding protein-like protein At1g79260 isoform X3, which produces MDANKAPPVVHPTVAALSFLLGTWRGQGEGGYPTINSFSYAEELHFSHSPNKPVIGYTQKTWKLGSGEPMHAESGYWRPKLDGTIEVVIAQSTGLVDVQKGTYSTEQKVIQLQSEMVGNASKCY; this is translated from the exons ATGGATGCAAACAAAGCGCCTCCGGTGGTGCACCCAACGGTGGCAGCACTGTCCTTCCTTCTCGGCACTTGGAGAGGCCAAGGAGAAGGAGGCTACCCCACCATCAATTCCTTCTCTTATGCCGAAGAACTTCACTTCTCTCATTCTCCCAACAAG CCTGTGATAGGGTATACTCAAAAGACATGGAAGCTGGGCTCCGGGGAGCCAATGCACGCTGAGAGTGGATACTGGCGTCCTAAACTTGATGGCACCATTGAGGTTGTCATTGCTCAAAGCACTGGTCTTGTTGACGTTCAG AAAGGGACATATAGCACTGAACAGAAAGTGATTCAGCTTCAGAGTGAAATGGTTGGGAATGCTTCTAAG TGCTATTAG
- the LOC107612702 gene encoding UPF0678 fatty acid-binding protein-like protein At1g79260 isoform X2 has protein sequence MDANKAPPVVHPTVAALSFLLGTWRGQGEGGYPTINSFSYAEELHFSHSPNKPVIGYTQKTWKLGSGEPMHAESGYWRPKLDGTIEVVIAQSTGLVDVQKGTYSTEQKVIQLQSEMVGNASKPSFYVEMATNTITLQPHLKAALKKL, from the exons ATGGATGCAAACAAAGCGCCTCCGGTGGTGCACCCAACGGTGGCAGCACTGTCCTTCCTTCTCGGCACTTGGAGAGGCCAAGGAGAAGGAGGCTACCCCACCATCAATTCCTTCTCTTATGCCGAAGAACTTCACTTCTCTCATTCTCCCAACAAG CCTGTGATAGGGTATACTCAAAAGACATGGAAGCTGGGCTCCGGGGAGCCAATGCACGCTGAGAGTGGATACTGGCGTCCTAAACTTGATGGCACCATTGAGGTTGTCATTGCTCAAAGCACTGGTCTTGTTGACGTTCAG AAAGGGACATATAGCACTGAACAGAAAGTGATTCAGCTTCAGAGTGAAATGGTTGGGAATGCTTCTAAG CCCTCTTTCTATGTTGAGATGGCTACCAACACGATAACTCTTCAACCGCACTTGAAAGCTGCACTAAAGAAGCTCTGA
- the LOC107612702 gene encoding UPF0678 fatty acid-binding protein-like protein At1g79260 isoform X4, whose protein sequence is MDANKAPPVVHPTVAALSFLLGTWRGQGEGGYPTINSFSYAEELHFSHSPNKPVIGYTQKTWKLGSGEPMHAESGYWRPKLDGTIEVVIAQSTGLVDVQKGTYSTEQKVIQLQSEMVGNASK, encoded by the exons ATGGATGCAAACAAAGCGCCTCCGGTGGTGCACCCAACGGTGGCAGCACTGTCCTTCCTTCTCGGCACTTGGAGAGGCCAAGGAGAAGGAGGCTACCCCACCATCAATTCCTTCTCTTATGCCGAAGAACTTCACTTCTCTCATTCTCCCAACAAG CCTGTGATAGGGTATACTCAAAAGACATGGAAGCTGGGCTCCGGGGAGCCAATGCACGCTGAGAGTGGATACTGGCGTCCTAAACTTGATGGCACCATTGAGGTTGTCATTGCTCAAAGCACTGGTCTTGTTGACGTTCAG AAAGGGACATATAGCACTGAACAGAAAGTGATTCAGCTTCAGAGTGAAATGGTTGGGAATGCTTCTAAG TAA